In the Marinobacter sp. Arc7-DN-1 genome, AGGGAAGTAAGCTGGTAGGCGCGACCGATCCGCATGACAGGGTTCAGGAGCACGGGCGCCAGCAGGAAGGCGCCACTGATGCCCAGATAATAGGCCAGGAAGCCGTAGCCGGATTCCGCCGCCATGCCAACGGCCCCGTAAACCGCCCAGATACCTGCGTACACGCCCAGGCTGAGGATGTAGACCAGGGGATGGCGGACCCATTGGCGCGGCAGCATGCCACGCTCGGTCACCCAGGCAATACCGAATAGCAGGACCAGGTAGAGCAGGCTGGCGAGCAGCAGGCCAGAGGCACTAAAACTCATTGGGATCCCGCCGCCATTCCAGCCAGAAACCGATGGCAATCAGCCCGGCCCAGATAACATACGGGCTATACCAGGCGTTTCCCGGCGAAGTCCACCAGTCGAGGATGTTGGGCGAAAAAATATAGATGGCCAGTACCAACAGGAAGACCAGACGGTAGATATACATCAGGCATGCTATCCGCGCTGAGGTGTGAGAAGGGCTTTATACCATGTCCCTCACCGGGATGTCAGGGGGATGGCGCCCCGTTGCCAGTTCGCCTGGCCCCAGTCCAGCAGGGTTTCCGGTGGGCCTTTTGCTAGCGCTTCCGGTGGGTTCTGGCCGAGGGCGACCAGTGCCCTGAACAGGTTTTGTCCGGGCGTGTTGTCGTCCAGGGCCGGCGCATGGGTCTGCTTGCTGAGTTTCTGGCCCGCTTCGTTGAGAACGACCGGAATGTGCAGCCAGCGCGGTGGCCTGGCACCAAGCGCCCGGTAAATCTGTTGTTGTTGGGCGGTCATTTCCAGCAGGTCCGAGCCGCGGACCACATCTGAAATGCCCTGGTCAATGTCATCAACCACCACCGCAAGCTGGTAGGCGTAGAACCCTTCCTTGCGGAGAATGACCGGGTCATCCAGTTCTGCTCTTACGATCTGGTGTTGTGGGCCCAGCAGCAGATCCTGCCAGTGGCAGTCCTCGTCTGTCAGGGCAAAGCGAATGGAAAAAGGGCGGTCGCCGGTTACGGCCTTGCCGCTGCGGCATTGATTGGGGTG is a window encoding:
- the gluQRS gene encoding tRNA glutamyl-Q(34) synthetase GluQRS, translating into MTNPRYRGRFAPSPTGPLHFGSLVTALASFLEARNQGGQWLIRVEDLDPLREPPEATGQILSSLDAHGLFPDEPVRFQSRRHNAYQTAIARLMEQGDGYRCPCSRKELQANEGRHPNQCRSGKAVTGDRPFSIRFALTDEDCHWQDLLLGPQHQIVRAELDDPVILRKEGFYAYQLAVVVDDIDQGISDVVRGSDLLEMTAQQQQIYRALGARPPRWLHIPVVLNEAGQKLSKQTHAPALDDNTPGQNLFRALVALGQNPPEALAKGPPETLLDWGQANWQRGAIPLTSR